A single Anatilimnocola floriformis DNA region contains:
- a CDS encoding PRC-barrel domain-containing protein, whose protein sequence is MRSLWIAVALVPALALTASAQVRVDVNEGGVKVDTPAGRVVGAADYSGATFRSSKLVGMSVKNSKNQDLGKIEDLVIDERGHVRYAAISFGGFLGFNNKYFAVPWRSLKVKHDAGSSSHYVELNVTKEYLDNANGFASDKWPDFADPEMNKKIDAYWQTEVKTPTTLPRQ, encoded by the coding sequence ATGCGCAGTTTATGGATTGCAGTCGCTTTGGTGCCGGCTCTGGCACTCACCGCCTCCGCCCAAGTTCGCGTCGATGTGAACGAAGGTGGCGTGAAGGTTGATACCCCCGCCGGCCGCGTCGTTGGCGCCGCCGACTACTCAGGTGCCACCTTCCGCAGCAGCAAGCTGGTCGGGATGAGTGTCAAGAATTCGAAGAATCAGGACCTCGGCAAGATCGAAGATCTGGTGATCGACGAACGTGGCCACGTCCGCTATGCCGCGATCTCGTTCGGCGGTTTCCTCGGCTTCAACAACAAGTACTTCGCCGTGCCGTGGCGCTCGCTGAAGGTGAAGCACGACGCCGGCTCGAGTTCGCACTACGTCGAGCTGAACGTCACCAAGGAATACTTGGACAATGCCAACGGCTTTGCATCGGACAAGTGGCCCGACTTCGCCGATCCGGAGATGAACAAGAAGATCGACGCGTACTGGCAAACTGAAGTCAAGACACCGACCACGTTGCCGCGTCAGTAG
- a CDS encoding DUF1328 domain-containing protein yields MVASVLLDFVLIRKPLAPVHLRLIAKSFCASGTLFALYGLHLTDRKQHRERLAKHIFEQRRLVMLQWALTFLILALVAAAFGFFGIAGDLAWIGKVLFVVFLVLFLVGAITGGVRRPIA; encoded by the coding sequence TTGGTTGCTTCTGTTTTACTGGACTTCGTTCTTATTCGCAAACCGTTGGCTCCGGTTCACTTGCGGTTAATCGCCAAATCATTTTGCGCCTCTGGCACCTTGTTTGCTTTGTACGGACTGCATCTGACGGATCGAAAACAACACCGCGAGCGGCTCGCGAAACACATTTTTGAACAGAGGAGACTTGTCATGTTGCAATGGGCTTTGACCTTTTTGATTTTGGCGCTTGTCGCCGCGGCATTTGGTTTCTTTGGCATCGCAGGCGATCTCGCCTGGATTGGCAAGGTTCTCTTCGTCGTCTTCCTCGTGCTGTTTTTGGTTGGTGCGATCACTGGCGGCGTACGCCGACCCATCGCCTAA
- a CDS encoding sigma-54-dependent transcriptional regulator, which produces MPSLLVIDDDRAVVHFIKAAFKNAEIEVLAAATADEGLKLLRSGKPDAVLLDILLPQTTGLKLFETIREIDASVPVIFITASGESDTAIEAVKLGAFDFLLKPLDVAKVKHLIDQALEIRRLTSTPVEVPEMSTAAKGDQALIGRSPQMLEVYKAIGRVAPQTVTVLIRGESGTGKELIARAIYQHSLRKGKPFLAVNCAALPDALLESELFGHEKGSFTGADHRRIGKFEQCNGGTIFLDEVGDMAPLVQAKLLRLLQEQRFERVGGNETIQTDVRIITATNRNLEAMTEAGTFRPDLYYRLNGFAIKLPPLRDRGDDLLLLIESFLFRFSRELNKPLQRVSPDALKILLEHNWPGNIRELQSVIRKALLNLTGPILVPDFLPEEVREPRRDESAAGGGDVGEGRDLGRFLDGRLAANSEDIYAEAIDFMNRYVVTRVLKTAGGNQSRAAKMLGITRGSLRSKTQTIGLKIDQVVSQDESGDEDE; this is translated from the coding sequence ATGCCCAGTCTGCTTGTCATCGATGACGATCGCGCGGTTGTCCACTTCATCAAAGCCGCCTTTAAGAATGCGGAAATCGAAGTGCTCGCTGCAGCCACCGCCGATGAAGGCTTGAAGCTGCTCCGCTCCGGAAAACCGGACGCGGTTTTGCTCGATATTCTGCTGCCACAGACAACGGGCCTGAAACTGTTCGAGACGATCCGCGAGATCGACGCCAGCGTGCCGGTGATCTTCATTACCGCCTCGGGTGAGAGCGACACCGCCATCGAAGCCGTGAAGCTCGGCGCCTTCGACTTTCTGCTCAAGCCGCTCGACGTCGCCAAGGTGAAGCACCTGATCGACCAGGCCTTGGAAATTCGCCGGCTGACCTCGACCCCGGTCGAAGTGCCGGAAATGTCGACCGCCGCCAAGGGCGACCAGGCCCTGATTGGGCGCAGCCCGCAGATGCTCGAGGTCTATAAAGCCATCGGCCGCGTGGCCCCGCAAACCGTCACGGTGCTGATCCGCGGCGAAAGCGGCACGGGCAAGGAACTCATCGCCCGGGCCATTTACCAGCACAGCCTACGAAAAGGAAAGCCGTTCCTCGCGGTCAACTGCGCCGCTTTGCCCGATGCGCTGCTGGAGAGCGAACTTTTCGGCCATGAAAAGGGTTCGTTCACCGGCGCCGATCATCGCCGCATCGGCAAATTCGAACAATGCAACGGCGGCACCATTTTTCTCGACGAAGTGGGCGATATGGCGCCGCTGGTGCAGGCCAAACTGCTTCGTTTGCTGCAGGAACAGCGCTTTGAGCGCGTCGGCGGCAACGAGACGATTCAGACCGACGTGCGGATCATCACCGCGACCAACCGCAACCTGGAAGCGATGACCGAAGCGGGGACGTTTCGCCCCGACCTTTATTACCGCTTGAACGGTTTCGCCATTAAGTTGCCGCCGCTGCGTGATCGGGGCGACGACCTGTTGTTGCTGATCGAGTCGTTTTTGTTCCGCTTCTCGCGTGAACTCAACAAGCCGTTGCAGCGAGTCTCGCCCGATGCGTTGAAGATTCTCCTCGAACACAATTGGCCGGGTAATATCCGCGAGTTGCAGAGCGTCATTCGCAAAGCGCTGCTGAACCTCACGGGGCCGATTTTGGTTCCCGATTTTCTGCCGGAAGAAGTTCGCGAGCCGAGGCGCGACGAATCCGCTGCTGGTGGCGGCGATGTCGGTGAAGGCCGCGATCTCGGCCGCTTCCTCGATGGTCGCTTAGCGGCCAATTCGGAGGATATTTATGCCGAAGCGATCGACTTTATGAATCGCTATGTGGTAACTCGCGTGCTGAAGACGGCCGGCGGCAATCAGTCGCGTGCGGCCAAGATGCTGGGAATTACCCGCGGCAGCCTGCGTAGTAAAACGCAGACGATTGGCTTGAAGATCGACCAAGTGGTCTCACAAGATGAATCGGGCGACGAGGACGAATAA
- a CDS encoding DUF3309 domain-containing protein, which translates to MCFSGTPVANAASLIHISDDRNDEGDTMSILGLILLILVIMMLLGSAPAWPHSRNWGYGPSGGIGLILVILVILLLLGRI; encoded by the coding sequence ATGTGCTTCTCTGGCACTCCAGTTGCGAACGCCGCTTCGCTGATTCACATCTCTGACGATCGAAACGATGAGGGCGATACCATGTCGATTCTTGGACTAATTCTGTTGATCCTCGTGATCATGATGCTGCTCGGCTCTGCGCCAGCATGGCCGCACAGCCGCAATTGGGGATACGGCCCAAGCGGTGGCATTGGCCTGATTTTGGTCATTCTCGTGATCTTGCTACTGCTAGGCAGGATATAA
- the infB gene encoding translation initiation factor IF-2, producing the protein MPTRIYALAKDLKLDSKELVDLCTKAGIPGKGSALASLEDDEVIKLKAYLDGPSAKRAAPASAAPAVNVKAMLSAPVAATALTPPPPTRPGVNRPRPAAPAEAPDFSDTAVAVAEPPVVVAEAKPTAPPAPAPVAKAPAPAKTKAAEPVPVEVAEPVVVQPAAPAPVAHVPAVEAPVVPPAPVAPVAPVSKAPAAPAAPEVPPVVPPAAPAPSPSSPHGKTFSTPAPTTPSTAPHAPVRGDLLAPGRRTAIRVLGGGGKKKEGAEGEGSKPLAKPGEKRGPAIRVASMPEVKQPVAPVKSAEPAAQKPIMRIPTEALKGSDANKKGAAPLKDAAKRAHDERTKREQLDTRAKGSALPMPADTSGPGKGGKGKGKFGEGEGLGDIAAVRAKRQQDRSKGKVRVGGDDDDSPRFRRTLVRNKKHGPTAPRKEKIELVLPCTVREFCEQTGVGAGSVLKVLLSNKIPANINGVIPEQFVELLAAELNLDITVKQPPTPEELLEQEFATEDDADSLQPRPPIVTVLGHVDHGKTSLLDRIIGINVVSGEAGGITQHIRAYSIPTPDGRRVAFVDTPGHEAFTEMRARGANVTDIAVLVVAADDGVMPQTEEAISHVKAANVPIVVAMNKIDLPGANPERVLQQLATAGLLPSEWGGDVEVIRTSAITGEGIDDLLQTLLVTAELHEYKANPTRAAMGMCMEAEQEPGRGVIAKLMVQNGTLRDGDVIVCGAAHGRVKAMYDTLKPREQVEEAGPSTPVNVTGLDIAPAAGDKFYVLSDIAQARELAERSAASARKFSLGDGATVKITFEEFSKRLAEGKLHDSADVATLNLIIRADVRGSIEAILKELGKFEHPEVKIKVLQASVGGVTVADVTLAHASDAVIVGFNVIPDETARVLADDRGVQIRRYDIIYKLTDDIKAILEGKLKPEERVVELGRALVKQAFSISRVGTVAGCQVIQGTIERGARVRVNRENRTIGDYGIDTLKREKDDVKEVSRGMECGIKLQNFNDIKEGDVLEAYRIEEVARTL; encoded by the coding sequence GTGCCCACACGGATTTACGCCTTAGCTAAAGATTTGAAGCTGGACAGTAAAGAACTGGTGGATCTCTGTACCAAAGCAGGGATTCCTGGCAAAGGTTCGGCGCTGGCCAGTCTGGAAGACGACGAAGTTATCAAGCTCAAGGCCTATCTGGACGGCCCGTCGGCCAAACGAGCGGCCCCGGCCTCAGCAGCACCCGCAGTCAATGTGAAGGCGATGTTGTCGGCTCCTGTGGCTGCGACTGCCCTCACGCCGCCGCCGCCAACGCGGCCTGGCGTCAATCGCCCTCGCCCGGCTGCTCCAGCCGAGGCTCCCGATTTCTCGGATACTGCGGTCGCCGTTGCCGAGCCGCCCGTCGTGGTGGCCGAAGCCAAGCCGACAGCCCCTCCTGCGCCCGCTCCGGTTGCAAAAGCACCGGCCCCGGCCAAGACAAAGGCCGCCGAACCCGTGCCGGTGGAGGTTGCCGAACCGGTTGTCGTGCAGCCTGCTGCTCCGGCTCCCGTCGCGCATGTTCCGGCCGTTGAAGCTCCAGTCGTTCCTCCTGCCCCGGTTGCTCCCGTAGCTCCGGTCAGCAAGGCGCCTGCCGCTCCGGCTGCACCCGAAGTTCCGCCAGTTGTTCCTCCGGCGGCTCCGGCTCCGTCGCCGTCGAGTCCCCACGGCAAGACTTTTTCCACGCCCGCTCCTACGACTCCTTCGACTGCTCCCCACGCGCCCGTTCGTGGCGACTTGCTCGCACCGGGTCGGCGCACTGCCATTCGAGTGCTTGGTGGCGGCGGCAAAAAGAAAGAAGGAGCCGAAGGGGAAGGTTCCAAGCCTCTCGCCAAGCCCGGCGAAAAACGAGGTCCCGCGATTCGCGTGGCCTCCATGCCTGAGGTCAAGCAACCGGTGGCTCCGGTCAAGTCGGCGGAACCGGCGGCTCAAAAGCCGATCATGCGGATTCCGACCGAAGCCCTCAAGGGAAGCGACGCCAACAAGAAGGGTGCCGCTCCTCTCAAGGATGCCGCCAAGCGTGCTCACGATGAACGCACGAAGCGCGAACAACTAGATACCCGCGCTAAGGGCAGCGCCCTGCCGATGCCTGCCGATACGTCTGGTCCGGGCAAGGGTGGCAAGGGCAAGGGGAAGTTTGGCGAAGGCGAAGGTTTGGGCGATATCGCCGCCGTTCGTGCCAAGCGTCAACAAGACCGTTCGAAGGGGAAGGTGCGTGTCGGTGGCGATGACGATGATTCGCCACGCTTCCGCCGTACCCTGGTCCGCAACAAAAAGCATGGGCCAACTGCTCCTCGCAAGGAAAAGATCGAATTGGTCCTGCCCTGCACCGTTCGCGAGTTCTGCGAACAAACGGGCGTGGGCGCTGGTTCCGTGCTCAAGGTGCTCCTCAGCAACAAGATTCCCGCCAATATCAACGGCGTGATTCCGGAGCAGTTCGTCGAACTGCTCGCCGCCGAGTTGAATCTCGATATCACCGTCAAGCAGCCGCCAACTCCCGAAGAATTGCTCGAGCAAGAGTTTGCCACCGAGGACGATGCGGACAGCCTGCAACCGCGGCCGCCGATCGTCACCGTGCTTGGTCACGTCGACCATGGTAAGACGTCGCTGCTCGATCGGATCATTGGCATCAACGTGGTCTCGGGCGAAGCCGGTGGTATTACGCAGCACATTCGCGCGTATTCCATTCCTACGCCCGATGGTCGTCGCGTGGCCTTCGTCGATACGCCTGGTCACGAAGCATTCACCGAAATGCGTGCTCGTGGAGCCAACGTCACCGATATTGCGGTGCTCGTGGTAGCCGCCGACGACGGTGTCATGCCGCAAACCGAAGAAGCCATCAGCCACGTCAAGGCTGCCAATGTGCCAATCGTCGTGGCGATGAATAAGATTGATCTCCCTGGCGCCAATCCTGAGCGCGTGTTGCAACAGCTGGCTACGGCGGGCTTGTTGCCGAGCGAATGGGGTGGCGATGTCGAAGTCATTCGCACCAGCGCCATCACCGGCGAAGGTATCGATGACCTGCTGCAAACGCTGCTCGTCACGGCAGAACTGCACGAATACAAAGCCAATCCCACGCGCGCCGCGATGGGTATGTGCATGGAAGCCGAACAAGAACCAGGGCGCGGCGTAATTGCCAAGCTGATGGTGCAGAACGGCACGCTGCGTGACGGCGACGTCATTGTCTGCGGCGCCGCTCATGGCCGCGTCAAGGCGATGTACGACACCCTCAAGCCGCGCGAACAAGTCGAAGAAGCCGGCCCGAGTACGCCAGTGAACGTCACCGGTCTCGATATTGCTCCTGCCGCTGGCGACAAGTTCTATGTCCTCTCCGACATTGCTCAAGCTCGTGAATTGGCCGAACGGAGCGCTGCTTCGGCTCGCAAGTTCTCGCTGGGCGATGGCGCCACGGTGAAGATCACGTTCGAAGAGTTCTCGAAGCGGCTCGCCGAAGGTAAGTTGCACGACTCGGCCGATGTGGCCACGCTCAACCTCATTATTCGCGCCGACGTTCGCGGCTCGATCGAAGCCATTCTCAAGGAACTCGGCAAGTTCGAGCATCCTGAGGTGAAGATCAAGGTGCTGCAGGCTTCGGTAGGCGGCGTTACCGTCGCCGACGTCACCTTGGCTCACGCCTCCGATGCCGTCATCGTCGGTTTCAATGTCATTCCCGATGAAACGGCCCGCGTTCTGGCTGATGACCGTGGCGTGCAGATTCGCCGGTACGACATCATTTACAAGCTCACCGACGATATCAAGGCGATCCTCGAAGGGAAGCTCAAGCCCGAAGAACGCGTCGTCGAACTCGGTCGAGCACTCGTCAAGCAAGCCTTTTCGATCAGCCGCGTCGGCACGGTCGCTGGTTGCCAGGTCATTCAAGGGACCATCGAACGTGGTGCCCGCGTCCGCGTGAACCGCGAGAATCGGACCATTGGCGATTACGGCATCGACACGCTGAAGCGAGAAAAGGACGACGTCAAGGAAGTCAGCCGCGGCATGGAATGCGGTATCAAGTTGCAGAACTTCAACGACATCAAGGAAGGGGACGTCCTCGAAGCTTATCGCATCGAAGAAGTCGCCCGCACGTTGTAG
- the rbfA gene encoding 30S ribosome-binding factor RbfA encodes MTSRRLLKAAEAFRSVVSMAILTEVRDPRVKHVTVIGVEVAPDMKSAKVHVSIMGDEKQQGLALRGLQNSAGFLQSVIAEKVDARYTPKLTFVMDKGVKHSLEVARILKEVLPSDETAEDISAEPPPVDAAEEGN; translated from the coding sequence ATGACTTCTCGCCGATTACTCAAAGCCGCCGAAGCCTTTCGTAGCGTGGTCAGCATGGCCATTCTCACCGAAGTGCGCGATCCTCGTGTCAAACACGTCACCGTGATTGGTGTCGAGGTGGCGCCCGATATGAAATCGGCCAAGGTCCACGTCTCGATCATGGGGGACGAAAAGCAGCAGGGCCTGGCGCTGCGCGGCTTGCAGAACAGCGCTGGCTTTCTGCAGAGCGTGATCGCCGAAAAGGTCGATGCCCGCTACACGCCCAAATTGACCTTTGTCATGGACAAAGGGGTCAAGCACTCGCTGGAAGTCGCACGCATTCTCAAGGAAGTGCTGCCGTCCGACGAAACGGCAGAGGACATTTCCGCCGAACCGCCCCCTGTTGATGCAGCCGAGGAAGGTAACTGA